The following are from one region of the Spodoptera frugiperda isolate SF20-4 chromosome 20, AGI-APGP_CSIRO_Sfru_2.0, whole genome shotgun sequence genome:
- the LOC118262008 gene encoding signal recognition particle subunit SRP72, with product MSANKENNLVQAYIELNKFCQSGDYDRALKATGKVLQIAPNEQKAFHCKIVCLIQLHNFKEALAVLCNPKNAALAADLHFEKAYAQYRLNCPKDALQTVDNAPELTPALKELRAQILYRLEQYQDCYNLYRDIVKNTTDEYEDERKANMSAVVANLAALNPSADLPQFEENTYELSYNAGSTLAMRGKYNEALPVLKRAEHSCSESVLEDGGTEEEAKEEAAIIRVQQAYCLQQMGKEKEAMTIYQNVLKDKPSDQALVAIASNNIVVINRDGNVFDSRKRMKAATADGLEHKLNSRQRAAITYNQAILAIYSNQPDFCKQCCVKLVREFGGDRRAALVEASSLAKEGKRQQAVTLLLKHGGDLTLAAAQVLLSQGDRKGAVKLLEESEYKYRPGVMGVLCTLLSADNEYEKASQMFSDVYEHYKNDDERVSALVSVWRAAAGAHGRAGRAAAAATAHEAVARAAPADTRSLARLVKALAQHDPNKAKQLAQSLPPLHQLETKIDIDALESSKWMMGAKVVKKTVQSKQEQSPGTPGSELGKKKLKRKRKTKLPPNADLSRPPDPERWLPKYERTAYRKRRGVRRDVIKGSQGMSTTATDQYDMSKQQTTPTAAASTAKSPRVDKQAESAWSRKQQQKKKGKGRKW from the exons TCCTTCAAATTGCTCCAAATGAGCAGAAGGCGTTCCACTGCAAGATTGTGTGCCTCATACAACTGCACAACTTCAAAGAAGCCCTAGCTGTTCTCTGCAACCCTAAAAATGCTGCACTGGCTGCAGACCTGCACTTTGAGAAGGCGTATGCTCAGTACCGTCTCAATTGCCCCAAGGATGCCTTGCAAACTGTTGATAATGCTCCTGAGCTGACTCCTGCTTTGAAGGAGCTGAg GGCTCAAATCTTGTACCGTCTGGAGCAGTACCAGGACTGCTACAACTTGTACCGGGACATTGTGAAGAACACCACCGATGAGTATGAAGATGAGAGGAAAGCTAACATGTCCGCAGTTGTAGCTAACTTGGCTGCACTCAACCCA TCAGCAGACCTGCCCCAATTTGAGGAGAATACGTACGAGTTATCGTACAACGCGGGTAGCACGCTGGCCATGCGCGGCAAGTACAACGAGGCGCTCCCCGTACTCAAGCGGGCAGAGCACTCCTGCTCCGAAAGTGTGCTGGAGGACGGAGGCACTGAGGAGGAGGCTAAGGAAGAAGCTGCTATCATCAG gGTACAACAAGCCTACTGCCTGCAACAGATGGGTAAGGAGAAGGAAGCTATGACCATCTACCAGAACGTGTTGAAGGACAAGCCGAGCGACCAGGCACTAGTCGCTATTGCCAGCAACAACATTGTTGTTATTAACAG AGACGGCAACGTTTTCGACTCCCGCAAGCGTATGAAGGCGGCAACAGCTGACGGGCTCGAGCACAAACTGAACTCGAGACAACGAGCCGCCATCACCTACAACCAAGCCATACTCGCCATTTATTCTAACCAG CCCGATTTCTGCAAGCAATGCTGTGTGAAATTAGTTCGTGAGTTCGGCGGTGACCGTCGCGCGGCGCTAGTGGAGGCCTCGTCGCTCGCGAAGGAGGGCAAGAGGCAACAAGCCGTCACTCTGCTACTCAAACATGGCGGGGACCTTACCTTGGCAGCCGCGCAGGTTTTACTGTCTCAG GGTGATCGTAAAGGCGCAGTGAAGTTGCTAGAAGAGAGCGAATACAAGTACCGGCCGGGTGTGATGGGAGTGTTATGTACGTTACTATCAGCTGACAATGAATACGAGAAAGCCTCACAAATGTTCTCCGATGTCTATGAACACTATAAGAACGATGAcgag CGAGTGTCTGCCCTGGTGTCGGTATGGCGCGCGGCGGCGGGTGCGCACGGTCGCGCGGGgcgggccgccgccgccgccacggcGCACGAGGCCGtggcccgcgccgcgcccgctgACACGCGCAGCCTCGCCAGGCTTGTTAAAGCACTCGCACAGCACGACCCCAACAAGGCCAAGCAACTCGCGCAGTCACTGCCGCCGCTACATCAACTCGAG accaAGATAGACATAGACGCTTTAGAATCATCAAAATGGATGATGGGAGCAAAGGTTGTGAAGAAAACTGTACAAAGCAAACAGGAACAATCGCCCgg AACACCTGGTTCGGAACTTGGAAAGAAGAAACTGAAACGCAAGCGCAAGACCAAGCTCCCGCCCAACGCGGACCTGTCCAGACCTCCGGACCCAGAAAG ATGGCTACCGAAGTACGAGCGGACCGCGTACCGAAAGCGTCGCGGCGTAAGGCGTGACGTCATCAAGGGCAGTCAGGGAATGTCTACTACTGCTACTGATCAATA TGACATGAGCAAACAGCAGACGACGCCGACGGCCGCGGCGTCGACCGCCAAGAGTCCGCGCGTCGACAAACAAGCCGAGAGCGCCTGGTCGCGCAAACAACAACAGAAGAAAAAGGGCAAGGGTCGCAAATGGTAG